The Coffea arabica cultivar ET-39 chromosome 1e, Coffea Arabica ET-39 HiFi, whole genome shotgun sequence genome has a window encoding:
- the LOC140016708 gene encoding uncharacterized protein, protein MVDPTTLPWIEDASEKVKIIRQRIQTAQSRQKSYTDNRRKDVEFEVRDRIFLKITPLKTSIMTGKKKKLKPRYVEPFKILQRVGSVAYRLELPLNLSRIHDVFHVSLLKKYHPDPTHVLQPEDSEIDKSLTYKEQPVQFLDRKVKELRRKKIPLVKVLWRNHGVEETT, encoded by the coding sequence ATGGTGGATCCAACAACATTACCGTGGATTGAAGATGCTTCTGAGAAGGTAAAAATTATACGTCAAAGGATTCAAACAGCTCAGAGTCGGCAGAAAAGCTACACAGATAATCGGAGAAAAGACGTAGAGTTTGAAGTCAGGGATAGAATTTTCCTTAAGATTACACCATTGAAAACTAGTATCATGacaggaaaaaagaagaaactcaagCCGAGGTATGTGGAACCGTTTAAGATTTTACAACGAGTGGGAAGTGTAGCATATCGCTTGGAGTTGCCTTTAAATCTTTCTAGGATCCATGATGTTTTCCATGTCTCCCTCCTTAAGAAGTATCACCCAGATCCGACTCATGTACTCCAACCTGAGGATTCAGAGATTGATAAGTCATTGACTTATAAGGAACAACCAGTACAATTTTTGGATCGGAAAGTGAAGGAgttaagaaggaagaaaatcccTTTAGTAAAAGTCctgtggagaaatcatggagtAGAAGAAACGACCTGA
- the LOC113701859 gene encoding probable GTP diphosphokinase CRSH, chloroplastic, producing MLGGHKSLTTAQNAGRIAIAVEWQSPIKMQVGVTCHRSIPHYACLLETKSKSKSIPLLPTTTGTRAAPNYVIVRVSFDSRGRAARTEGAGAGGGVPVEEGGGVPVPVRVVGTPEQPGGKMVAELVGAFNQLTHRMTMMKPSNSNSSSSSSNGNSNCSSNLSTSSSRLLFKTLKLSIPILQALPPTPPGHRPPLSKALSVAFILADLQMDAEVISAGILRQVLEAGAMSFFQVKDRIGTSTAHLLHESLRLNNIYSKVQILDDDSAAALRKYCLTCYDSRALILDLALKLDSMRHLNYLPRYQQQLISLEVMKIHAPLAHALSTNILSLELEDLSFRYLFPYSYVYVDAWLGSHQTSGSEHLLDIYQEQLLQSLRSDPILTEIVDDISVKARSKSRYSTMKKLLRDGRKPEEVYDILGLRVILSPSQVNSSQLGEKACYRTREIIRSLWKEIPSRSRDYIARPKANGYRSLHMVVDISDNGRHRPMMEIQIRTAEMDMLAADGTASHALYKSGLTDPEEAKRLKAIMIAAAEFAAMRLQDLPSANTRCLEIDRRDRVFCLLDKDGDGKISIEELMEVMEELGAEGEDAREMMELLDSNSDGSLSSDEFDLFQKQAELMRNLDARDDQYKTLLDEKLQISDSSGVIQAYT from the exons ATGTTGGGCGGGCACAAATCTCTTACTACTGCCCAAAATGCTGGAAGAATTGCAATAGCTGTGGAGTGGCAGAGTCCAATAAAAATGCAGGTTGGGGTCACTTGTCACCGCTCTATCCCCCACTACGCCTGCCTACTGGAAACaaaatcgaaatcgaaatcaatCCCTCTTCTCCCGACAACAACAGGGACAAGAGCAGCTCCAAATTATGTTATTGTACGGGTTTCATTTGATTCTCGGGGCCGAGCTGCTAGGACTGAAGGAGCAGGAGCAGGAGGAGGAGTTCCGGTGGAGGAAGGAGGGGGAGTTCCGGTGCCAGTCCGGGTTGTGGGCACTCCGGAACAGCCAGGAGGGAAGATGGTGGCTGAATTGGTGGGGGCATTTAATCAGTTGACTCACCGGATGACGATGATGAAGCCCAGCAAcagcaacagcagcagcagcagcagcaatggCAATAGCAATTGCAGTAGTAATCTCTCCACCAGCTCCTCTCGCTTGCTCTTCAAGACTCTCAAGCTTTCAATTCCTATTCTCCAGGCCCTCCCTCCGACCCCTCCTGGCCACCGCCCTCCTCTCTCCAAAGCCCTCTCTGTCGCCTTCATTCTCGCCGATCTTCAG ATGGATGCTGAAGTTATCTCTGCTGGTATATTGAGACAAGTTCTAGAGGCAGGTGCCATGTCCTTCTTTCAAGTCAAGGATCGCATTGGTACCAGTACTGCTCATTTGCTTCACGAGAGCTTACGCCTCAACAACATTTATTCGAAAGTCCAAATCCTAGATGATGATTCTGCTGCTGCTTTAAGGAAATATTGTCTCACTTGCTATGACTCCAGGGCCTTAATACTTGACCTTGCTCTCAAGCTTGATTCCATGCGCCATCTCAATTACCTTCCCAGGTACCAGCAGCAATTAATTTCTCTCGAGGTCATGAAGATACATGCCCCTTTAGCTCATGCCTTGTCCACCAACATTTTGTCTCTGGAGCTGGAAGATCTTTCCTTCCGCTACTTGTTTCCTTATTCTTACGTCTATGTGGACGCATGGTTGGGGAGCCACCAGACCAGTGGAAGCGAGCATCTGTTAGACATCTACCAGGAGCAGCTGCTTCAGTCCCTGAGGTCGGATCCAATATTAACAGAAATTGTTGATGATATCTCTGTCAAAGCTCGTTCCAAAAGTCGTTATAGCACCATGAAGAAGCTTTTGAGAGATGGACGCAAGCCTGAAGAGGTGTACGACATCTTAGGACTGAGAGTAATCTTAAGTCCTTCCCAAGTTAATTCATCACAACTTGGAGAAAAGGCATGCTACAGAACTCGTGAAATAATTCGGTCTTTATGGAAGGAGATTCCTAGTCGGTCAAGAGACTACATCGCCAGGCCAAAGGCAAATGGGTACAGGAGCTTGCACATGGTTGTTGATATCAGTGATAATGGCAGGCATAGACCGATGATGGAAATACAGATACGGACAGCAGAGATGGACATGTTGGCAGCTGATGGTACGGCTTCCCATGCACTGTATAAGAGTGGCCTTACTGATCCTGAAGAG GCAAAGCGTCTCAAGGCGATCATGATAGCTGCAGCTGAATTTGCAGCAATGCGCCTGCAAGACCTCCCGTCTGCTAATACTAGGTGTCTTGAGATTGACCGTAGAGATCGAGTTTTTTGTCTTCTTGACAAGGATGGTGATGGTAAAATCAGCATTGAAGAACTTATGGAAGTAATGGAAGAGCTAGGTGCTGAAGGAGAAGATGCTCGGGAGATGATGGAACTTCTTGATTCAAATAGTGATGGTTCTTTGAGCTCTGATGAGTTTGATTTATTTCAGAAGCAG GCTGAATTGATGCGCAATTTAGATGCTAGAGATGATCAGTACAAGACCTTGTTAGACGAGAAGCTCCAAATATCAGATAGCAGTGGTGTGATTCAGGCATACACCTAA